The following proteins come from a genomic window of Trichoplusia ni isolate ovarian cell line Hi5 chromosome 16, tn1, whole genome shotgun sequence:
- the LOC113501658 gene encoding uncharacterized protein LOC113501658, giving the protein MAKPMQKERENRSAEKKDTTFHPYTISPESAHTSILLLESPEPEILCQTLRAITKFAAQEMQNRQILFSLDAIKFILPHVEHVELNIRRFALKALAQLCQLPRGPEQVLANPQNLRKVAYMLVKNEDVFVLEFASLVLSELTREPLGCEQLVTANILGSLFSRMKNSLDPDVQKNCLQTLSNILEDPICAAEVTKNSQFSWPSLLALMQSKFLAIQHAALKTVDQLICRYQDQVVQKTFRASTGVLDLCDILESYEFRDVHTNVLGVLRNYVETEENASHLYQSGCILRLLAYLEMALPAMKPHCLAVLTKMSYTANGRDALFETDTDLVFCHQLLSSNVELLADAAMGVANMTKLLSSAVRMSDTNIIEALCAILADDAAVWFYIRINSLRALAELCRIIPKAAFTVVEPKAFASLKNINKKFKDTPIEAQRLAVQCYINLLNYHVSRRAMLTGDFMHELLGILQRTDTSLKIMACTVLTGLMCEEVARDLFTSKRGEEVVSKNLQIEHIGLRTALCTVISASVSEDGADVYLDLGTIHYMVEEKEARYMVGAWEPALEAIFRHHPSAKLAYTGRLDINDFTQEGFYCLKRLDDRFPTISEIMCQKPPFNNPVFMCMFHHQYDSSSGVDIRSAHARESKLAMSPSGARMRYPPAPDDVNLRSYLLKLRLWFGDPAKSLHYFEIDDAHYEVRYRDKCVEVSTSLKQKAQLLAEYVVEQMSGLTQERDCSMPSVDLHLVDLMLDLNSPIIGLGYVKCGGALERALLYKVLSDRLGLPCGLYRTSSAHAWCEVAIPEVDPEDDPQKEENFPAGLLRNNYVVDLTIRPGRLLPCGSRVARLVCGPECSPPYTARNMPDVCRCEH; this is encoded by the exons atggCGAAACCAATGCAAAAGGAGAGAGAAAACCGGTCTGCGGAAAAGAAAGACACCACCTTCCATCCGTACACTATCTCCCCTGAGAGTGCGCACACTTCGATACTGCTATTGGAATCACCAGAACCGGAAATACTATGCCAG ACCCTGCGAGCGATAACAAAATTCGCAGCACAAGAAATGCAGAATCGGCAAATCTTGTTCAGTCTAGACGCAATCAAGTTCATTCTCCCGCATGTGGAACACGTAGAGTTGAACATCCGAAGGTTCGCTCTAAAAGCCTTGGCCCAGCTTTGCCAGTTGCCAAGAGGACCAGAACAAGTGCTCGCTAATCCGCAGAATTTGAGGAAGGTGGCGTATATGCTGGTTAAG AATGAAGATGTTTTCGTATTAGAATTCGCTTCTTTAGTTTTATCCGAACTTACTCGAGAGCCTCTTGGGTGTGAACAACTAGTCACAGCGAATATATTAGGCAGCTTGTTCTCTCGAATGAAAAACAGTTTGGACCCCGATGTTCAGAAGAATTGTTTACAG ACATTAAGTAATATTCTGGAGGATCCCATATGTGCGGCAGAAGTTACGAAGAACTCTCAGTTCAGCTGGCCCTCACTACTAGCCTTAATGCAGAGCAAGTTCCTGGCGATCCAACACGCGGCGCTCAAGACTGTCGATCAGCTGATCTGTAGATATCAGGACCAAGTAGTGCAGAAAACTTTCAGGGCGTCCACTGGGGTTTTGGATTTGTGTGATATACTTGAG TCTTACGAATTCCGTGACGTCCATACGAATGTGTTAGGCGTACTTCGCAACTATGTGGAGACCGAAGAGAATGCCTCACACCTGTATCAGTCAGGGTGCATACTGAGGCTCCTGGCGTATTTAGAAATGGCTCTGCCAGCGATGAAGCCGCACTGCCTCGCAGTGCTCACGAAAATGTCCTACACTGCTAATGGAAGAGAT gCGCTGTTCGAAACGGATACTGACCTGGTTTTCTGCCATCAACTCCTCAGCTCCAACGTGGAGCTACTCGCTGATGCAGCGATGGGGGTTGCCAACATGACGAAGCTTCTGTCTTCTGCCGTTCGGATGTCTGACACCAATATAATAGAAGCGCTGTGCG CTATACTAGCCGACGACGCTGCGGTTTGGTTCTACATCAGAATCAATTCGCTTCGGGCTCTAGCTGAGCTGTGCCGCATCATACCTAAAGCTGCCTTCACTGTGGTCGAGCCAAAAGCTTTTGCCTCGCtcaagaatattaataaaaaat tcAAAGACACTCCTATAGAGGCACAGAGACTGGCCGTGCAGTGTTACATCAACCTGCTGAACTACCACGTCAGTCGCCGGGCGATGCTTACTGGAGACTTCATGCACGAACTCCTCGGCATCCTACAG CGAACGGACACAAGTTTGAAGATTATGGCTTGTACCGTACTGACAGGTCTCATGTGCGAAGAGGTGGCAAGAGACTTGTTCACTTCGAAGCGGGGCGAGGAG GTTGTATCTAAAAACTTGCAAATCGAGCACATTGGGCTCCGCACCGCGCTGTGCACGGTGATCTCAGCGAGTGTGTCTGAAGATGGGGCAGACGTGTATCTTGATCTTGGAACAATACACTA TATGGTGGAAGAAAAGGAAGCAAGGTACATGGTCGGTGCGTGGGAGCCGGCGTTAGAGGCAATCTTCCGTCACCACCCATCAGCTAAACTCGCCTACACTGGGAGGCTGGACATTAATGACTTCACTCAG GAAGGTTTCTACTGCCTCAAACGCCTGGACGACCGCTTCCCGACCATATCCGAGATCATGTGCCAAAAGCCTCCGTTCAACAACCCGGTATTCATGTGCATGTTCCACCACCAGTACGACAGTTCTTCCGGTGTGGATATCCGGTCGGCAC ACGCACGAGAATCGAAGCTGGCTATGTCGCCGTCAGGAGCACGGATGCGCTATCCCCCGGCACCTGATGACGTCAACTTGAGATCTTATCTCCTTAAGTTGCGACTATGGTTTGGAGACCC agcgAAGTCATTGCATTACTTTGAGATTGACGATGCACATTACGAAGTTAG ATACCGCGATAAATGCGTGGAAGTGTCTACGTCATTGAAGCAAAAGGCGCAGCTGTTGGCGGAGTACGTTGTGGAACAGATGAGTGGGCTGACGCAGGAAAGGGACTGTTCTATGCCCAGCGTTGATCTACATCTTGTTGACTTGATG TTGGACCTGAATTCTCCCATCATCGGTTTAGGCTACGTGAAGTGTGGCGGCGCTCTGGAACGTGCTTTACTGTATAAAGTGTTGTCCGACCGCCTCGGCCTGCCGTGCGGCCTGTACAGGACTTCCAGCGCGCATGCCTGGTGCGAGGTCGCGATCCCGGAGGTGGATCCC GAGGACGACCCTCAGAAAGAGGAGAACTTCCCCGCCGGCCTACTCCGTAACAACTACGTAGTGGACCTGACGATCCGTCCGGGGCGCCTGCTGCCGTGCGGGTCGCGCGTCGCGCGCCTCGTGTGCGGGCCCGAGTGCTCGCCGCCATACACGGCCAGGAACATGCCCGACGTGTGTCGGTGTGAACATTGA
- the LOC113501657 gene encoding 17-beta-hydroxysteroid dehydrogenase 13-like: MHRKNIFVRLIGSLARKFRVLQEVWILPWWGSGGLAAVPLWTLDSLVLLVKLCSTCTVAITKVLIPPALKSLHGETVLITGAGHGIGRELALQFAELGATVICWDNDTRRNNAVVDEIRLKDGECYGYTIDVTAREQVAAAATRMRRQLTDVSMVISNAGVLSCAPISHLRQEAIVKLVEINLLSHFWVIQAFLPSMIERRHGHIVAINSSAGLMPCADMIPYCAAKFGLRGLMDSLTEELRLDSWTKNIHTTSVYLATVNTGMYPPPSHRFTAWYSEITAKEAARTIIQGVRKNHRNISIPSCMKFLIDLNNLMPYRLRVIFTDFFNIRHRGWFCFC; this comes from the exons ATGCATAGGAAAAATATATTCGTGCGTTTAATAGGTAGCTTGGCTAGGAAGTTCAGGGTACTGCAGGAAGTATGGATATTGCCGTGGTGGGGCAGTGGGGGACTGGCCGCGGTGCCGCTGTGGACCTTAGATAGTTTGGTGCTTCTTGTCAAACTGTGCTCCACGTGCACTGTGGCTATTACGAAAGTATTAATCCCACCGGCTTTGAAGAGCTTGCATGGGGAGACTGTGTTG ATCACAGGCGCAGGCCATGGCATCGGACGTGAGCTGGCCCTCCAGTTCGCGGAGCTCGGGGCTACTGTAATATGCTGGGACAATGACACGCGGCGAAACAATGCTGTCGTCGATGAAATAAGGCTTAAAGATGGAGAG TGTTACGGCTACACGATAGACGTAACGGCTCGTGAACAAGTAGCTGCGGCGGCGACGCGCATGCGACGCCAGCTGACCGACGTGTCCATGGTCATCAGTAACGCGGGAGTGCTCTCCTGCGCACCCATCAGCCATCTGCGGCAGGAGGCCATCGTCAAGCTGGTTGAGATTAACCTGCTATCGCATTTTTGG GTTATCCAGGCCTTCCTACCAAGTATGATAGAGAGACGGCATGGGCACATAGTCGCTATCAACTCTAGCGCAGGCCTTATGCCGTGTGCGGATATGATACCATACTGTGCAGCTAAATTTGGGCTTAGAG GACTTATGGACTCACTAACAGAGGAGCTCCGGTTGGATTCGTGGACGAAGAATATTCACACGACGTCTGTGTACCTCGCGACAGTCAATACGGGCATGTACCCGCCGCCTTCGCACCGCTTCACCGCCTGGTATTCCGAGATCACCGCTAAGGAAGCTGCCAGGACTATTATTCAAG GAGTTCGTAAAAACCACAGAAACATCAGCATACCATCGTGCATGAAGTTTCTGATCGACCTCAACAACCTTATGCCTTACAGATTAAGGgtcattttcacagatttttttaacatacgTCACAGAGGGTGGTTTTGTTTTTGCTGA
- the LOC113501656 gene encoding zinc finger protein 224-like → MCEDIQKCCRICLDIESDHVSILGDPTISLHMKSCLSVVVSPNDHLPKKVCSSCVSLLNQFYNFQLNARCSQDWLESSIQEKMKKTSENKMVVQPLPDSEYNSDSLLEFLNNTANIEEYLNNLGKEDIPCIVNMLDRNEQNMEVAKASNKITKIPSPKKRDTPKKFKMEVMETDIQVVKGVLIKDADPKVRTIQAKFDKNSFICFGCKTKFESVQKLLHHLSLCDLASRTCVHCDLLFNSRQRMQQHSITHNTSLPLSCNCGEQFQTKERLMQHHNTCHTDYAATVGCVYRCKECGDTFRERFQLYKHAKEHIIKLEERVCDICGHTFIGSNALNNHRMEEHEKPENVTYRCKICNATSTDRKEMYLHVKKHTARAEPTRHLCESCGRSFATRGSLLRHSSLHGNSKIMCTICNEQFLEKQLLDDHMRAHIEMVICEKCGQSVNSYKLSQHTCV, encoded by the exons atgtgtGAAGATATACAGAAATGTTGCCGGATATGTTTAGACATAGAGTCGGACCATGTATCTATTCTAGGCGACCCAACAATTAGCCTTCATATGAAATCCTGTCTCTCAGTTGTAGTATCGCCAAATGACCACCTTCCCAAAAAAGTTTGCTCTTCTTGTGTATCATTATTGAACcagttttacaattttcaacTCAACGCCCGTTGTTCCCAAGACTGGCTAGAATCCTCGATACAGGAAAAGATGAAGAAAACATCCGAAAACAAAATGGTTGTCCAACCCTTGCCAGACTCTGAATATAATTCAGATTCGCTCTTAGAGTTTCTAAATAACACTGCGAACATTGAGGAGTACCTAAATAACCTTGGGAAGGAAGATATCCCCTGTATAGTGAACATGTTAGATAGAAATGAACAAAACATGGAAGTTGCcaaagctagtaataaaattactaagatCCCTAGTCCTAAGAAAAGAGACACACCAAAGAAATTCAAAATGGAAGTGATGGAGACAGATATACAAGTAGTCAAGGGAGTATTGATAAAGGATGCAGATCCAAAAGTGAGAACAATACAAGCTAAGTTTGATAAGAATTCATTTATATGTTTTGGATGTAAAACTAAATTTGAGAGTGTACAGAAACTGTTACACCACTTGAGTTTGTGTGACTTGGCCTCTCGTACTTGTGTACACTGTGACTTATTATTTAACTCAAGACAACGTATGCAGCAACATTCTATAACACACAATACATCACTGCCATTGTCCTGCAATTGTGGTGAGCAATTCCAAACTAAAGAGAGACTGATGCAACACCACAATACTTGTCACACAGACTATGCAGCTACTGTTGGCTGCGTGTACCGATGTAAGGAATGTGGAGATACGTTCAGGGAACGGTTTCAGCTCTATAAGCATGCCAAAGAACATATAATCAAGTTGGAAGAGAGAGTTTGTGATATTTGCGGTCACACCTTTATTGGTAGCAATGCTTTGAATAATCATAGAATGGAGGAACATGAAAAGCCTGAAAATGTTACGTACAG atgcAAAATATGCAATGCAACATCCACTGACCGCAAAGAAATGTACCTTCATGTTAAGAAGCACACCGCAAGAGCAGAGCCGACGCGTCATCTGTGCGAGTCCTGTGGGCGGAGCTTCGCGACCCGTGGCTCTCTACTCCGCCACTCTTCACTCCATGGCAACAGTAAGATCATGTGCACTATCTGTAATGAACAGTTCTTGGAAAAGCAGTTGCTTGACGACCATATGCGAGCGCATATTGAGATGGTCATATGTGAGAAATGCGGACAAAGTGTTAATAGCTATAAGCTTAGTCAACACACTTGTGTTTAA